The Aspergillus chevalieri M1 DNA, chromosome 5, nearly complete sequence genome includes a region encoding these proteins:
- the TIM22 gene encoding translocation channel protein TIM22 (COG:U;~EggNog:ENOG410PQDK;~InterPro:IPR039175;~PFAM:PF02466;~TransMembrane:1 (o45-67i);~go_component: GO:0042721 - TIM22 mitochondrial import inner membrane insertion complex [Evidence IEA];~go_process: GO:0045039 - protein insertion into mitochondrial inner membrane [Evidence IEA]): MSFPNMTPPMGGIGGGPNMQGMSEQEQMMVKGMHAAMESCPFKTVMSGGMGFALGGVFGLFMASMSYDSPLTPQGRQIADLPWRQQLRHGFKDMGARSWSSAKNFGIVGALYSGTECCIEGLRAKNDLTNSVSAGCITGGILGAKAGPQAAAWGCAGFAAFSAAIDAYMRMPGDEE; the protein is encoded by the exons ATGAGTTTCCCAAACATGACCCCGCCGATGGGCGGCATTGGAGGAGGTCCCAACATGCAAGGAATGAGTGAGCAGGAACAGATGATGGTCAAGGGT ATGCACGCCGCAATGGAATCCTGTCCATTCAAAACCGTCATGTCCGGCGGTATGGGCTTCGCCCTCGGTGGTGTGTTCGGTCTCTTCATGGCCAGT ATGTCCTACGACTCCCCCCTAACCCCCCAAGGTCGCCAAATCGCCGACCTCCCCTGGCGCCAACAACTCCGCCATGGCTTCAAAGACATGGGCGCACGCTCTTGGTCGTCGGCCAAGAACTTCGGCATTGTGGGCGCTTTGTATTCAGGCACCGAGTGTTGTATTGAAGGGTTGCGGGCGAAAAATGATCTTACGAATAGCGTGAGCGCGGGGTGTATTACTGGTGGTATTTTGGGTGCGAAGGCGGGCCCGCAGGCTGCAGCTTGGGGGTGTGCAGGTTTTGCGGCGTTTAGTGCGGCGATTGATGCTTATATGCGGATGCCGGGGGATGAGGAGTGA